One window of Medicago truncatula cultivar Jemalong A17 chromosome 2, MtrunA17r5.0-ANR, whole genome shotgun sequence genomic DNA carries:
- the LOC11413876 gene encoding uncharacterized protein gives MPTLQTSLPPELANNAIRLYRECLRRAKYIGHRQHNTQLLVDMVRQQFKKNLHETDPDKVQKLKDDAARGLINHILYESEKISGRKFTKTPPKEA, from the exons ATGCCTACTCTTCAAACTTCACTTCCTCCTGAACTCGCCAACAATGCCATTAGG cTTTACCGTGAATGCCTACGAAGAGCGAAATATATCGGTCATCGG CAACATAACACACAGCTTCTTGTTGATATGGTGAGACAACAGTTTAAGAAAAACCTACATGAGACAGATCCTGATAAGGTTCAAAAGTTAAAGGACGA TGCTGCAAGGGGACTTATAAATCACATACTGTATGAGTCTGAGAAAATTTCTGGTCGAAAATTTACCAAGACTCCTCCTAAAGAAGCTTAA
- the LOC11410191 gene encoding polygalacturonase At1g48100 codes for MSLIHGIFILWITMILFIHNVEGRYHHKKPKKTSPAPSDPSPPSPSFPSDPYPYPNDPGESPSNCVFDVRSFGAVGDGDADDTAAFRAAWKAACAVDSGVLLAPENYCFKITSTIFSGPCKPGLVFQIDGTLMAPDGPNCWPEADSKSQWLVFYRLDQMTLNGTGIIEGNGEQWWDLPCKPHRSPDGKTVSGPCVSPTMIRFFMSSNLVLRGLKIQNSPQFHVKFDGCQGVLIDELSISAPKLSPNTDGIHLGNTRDVGIYNSLISNGDDCISIGPGCSNVNVDGVTCAPTHGISIGSLGVHNSHACVSNLTVRNSIIKESDNGLRIKTWQGGTGSVTGLTFDNIQMENVRNCINIDQFYCLSKECMNQTSAVYVNNISYRKIKGTYDVRTPPIHFACSDTVACTNITLSEIELLPYEGELVDDPFCWNAYGRQETLTIPPLDCLREGQPETVVELSEYECNN; via the exons atgaGTCTCATTCATGGAATTTTTATCCTATGGATAACAATGATTCTTTTCATCCATAATGTGGAAGGAAGGTACCATCACAAGAAACCAAAGAAAACTTCCCCTGCACCTAGTGACCCTTCACCACCATCTCCTAGTTTTCCCTCTGATCCATATCCATATCCAAATGATCCTGGAGAATCTCCTTCTAACTGCGTTTTCGATGTAAGATCATTCGGAGCAGTTGGAGACGGTGATGCTGATGATACAGCCGCATTTAGAGCAGCATGGAAAGCAGCTTGTGCAGTTGATTCAGGAGTTCTTTTAGCTCCTGAAAATTACTGTTTTAAAATCACTTCTACTATCTTTTCAGGTCCATGCAAACCAGGACTAGTTTTTCAA ATTGATGGTACTTTGATGGCACCAGATGGACCAAATTGTTGGCCAGAGGCAGACAGTAAAAGCCAATGGCTTGTGTTTTATAGACTTGATCAAATGACTCTAAATGGGACTGGAATTATTGAAGGCAATGGAGAACAATGGTGGGATCTTCCTTGCAAACCTCATAGg aGTCCAGATGGAAAAACTGTATCAGGACCATGTGTTAGCCCTACA ATGATAAGGTTCTTCATGAGCTCAAATTTGGTGTTAAGAGGGTTGAAAATACAAAATAGTCCTCAATTCCATGTGAAATTTGATGGTTGTCAAGGAgtattaattgatgaattgtCCATTTCTGCACCTAAACTTAGTCCCAATACTGATGGAATCCACTTAGGAAACACAAGGGATGTTGGAATATATAATTCCTTGATAAGCAATG gTGATGATTGCATTTCAATTGGTCCTGGTTGTTCAAATGTAAATGTGGATGGTGTTACTTGTGCTCCTACCCACGGAATTAG CATTGGAAGCCTTGGAGTACACAACTCTCATGCATGTGTCTCAAACCTAACAGTCCGAAACTCAATCATAAAAGAATCAGACAATGGACTAAGAATCAAAACATGGCAAGGTGGTACAGGATCAGTAACAGGTTTAACATTTGACAACATCCAAATGGAGAATGTAAGAAACTGTATCAACATAGACCAATTCTACTGTTTATCAAAAGAGTGTATGAACCAAACATCAGCAGTATATGTAAACAATATCTCCTACAGAAAAATAAAGGGTACATATGATGTGAGAACACCTCCTATACATTTTGCTTGTAGTGACACTGTTGCTTGCACAAACATAACACTCTCTGAGATTGAACTTTTGCCTTATGAAGGTGAATTAGTTGATGACCCTTTTTGTTGGAATGCTTATGGAAGACAAGAGACTTTGACTATTCCTCCACTTGATTGTTTAAGGGAAGGTCAGCCTGAAACTGTTGTGGAGTTATCTGAATATGAATGCAATAATTAA